TGCGTGGCTCCTGACCCTGACCGCGGATCGGGACGCCAACGGGGCAATTGCCGCGCTGGAAAGCACCGGAGCGGCGGAAGCCCGCGCGCTGGCCTTGTTCCACCGGGCCTGCGTCGAAGACCGGCCCGAGGCGGTGATCGAAACATGCGACCGGTTTCTGGCCGCATCGGGCGACGCATCGGCTTTCGCGGTGTCGATGATCCGCGTCATGCAGGCGCAAGGCGCCCTGAAACGCGGTTTGTTCGGGCTGGTGCATGACGCGATCCGTCCCCTGTCGCTGCGCAGCGCCGGAAGCCCGCTCGACCTGCCCTTTGCGCTGGCGGTTTGCACTCGTGCCGCCGCTGCACGCGCGCAGGGCCAGTTGGGAGAGGCAGAACGCGTGCTTCGCGAGGCGCGGAGTGGCGCCGCCGCACCCACCCTCGCCACCGCGCTGGTCGACGCCGCGCTGGCGCGATGCGCCTATGAACGCGACGAGGTCGGCAAGGCCGCCGGACTGGCGGCCGATGCGCTCCCTCACCTTGCGCGAAGCTGTTTTCAGGACGCGCTGATCCAGACCCTTCTCGTCAGCATCCGCGCTGCGGCCGGGCTCGATCAGCCCGATCGCGCGGCCTCGCTGATCGACCGGGCCGAAGTGATCGCGTTCGAACGCAACTGGGCCCCGCTGAAGGCGCTATGCGTCATCGAGCGCGCGCGCCTTCGCCTGCCGCAGACGATCGACCCCGAAGCGGTCATTGCCATCGCCGACGAGGACGCGGCGGTATGCGATCCCCTGTCGGCGCCCGGCCGCGCCTTTGCCCTGTTGTCCGAAATGCGTGCTTATGAAGCGATTGCCCTTGGCGATCGTCCGCGCCTGACGCTGGTCGCCGAACGGCTGTTGCGGCTCGCTTCGAACGCCGACGATGCCGAACTGCGTGCTTCGGCAACGCTGTTCAACATCCTGCCCCAGCTCAGCGGGCGCTGCGACAAGATGGTCGCGCTCGAAACCGTGCGGTTCCTCAATCACGCCGCGAGCACCGGTTTCCGGCGTACGATCGTCGACGTTCTCGACGTCACCGGCGTTCGTGCGGTGCAGAATTTCTGCAGCGAGGCCTATTCGTCGGGCTCGTTCCTCGCGCTGCTCAAACTCGCCGATCCGTCGCGCCGCGACCACCGGCTGGAAGGGCATCATGCGACCGCGCCGGGAGAGGACTTCTCTTTCCTCACCGAACGCGAAATCGACATATTGGGGGCGTTGAAAGCGGGCGAGTCGAACAAGGAGATCGCGCGGACGCTGAATCTGGCGCCCGAAACGGTGAAATGGCACCTCAAGAATGTCATGCGCAAGCTGCGCGCGACAAGCCGCGAAGAAGCGGTCCAGAACGCCGCAACGCTCGGCCTGCGCATGGCCGAACAGGCGGACTGAACTAGCGCGTCGCGGCCTCGCCGGCCGTCTCCCGCTTTGCCAGCCATTCGGGGCGCAGATAGGGCGCCACATTCTCGCAAAGCTGTTTCCATTCGGCCGGCGTTACCGGAAGCGCCAGCTTTTCCGCGGCGAAATATTCGGCGGGCGGCGCGATCGCAGGCCAGTCGCTGGCGAGAACGAACCGATCAAGCCCGATCTTGCGCATTCCCGCGACATAAATGCCGCGAAGTTCGTCATAGCTGCGTTTCTCGGTCGAGGTTTTGGCGTCGGGCAGCTTGGACGGATCGAACTGCATCACCGCCGAAATATCGAGAACGAGATTGGCTGTACCCGGGGCCTTGCGCGCGATCGCGTCACCATAAGCGGCCAGCGCGTCGAGCGTCGGCTGATCGATCCCGGCATAGCCGCCACCATGAGCGATCTGGATCGGCAAATCGCCCGCCTGCGAAACAACCCGGTCGAGGAAGATATTGACGCCGGCAGTGCTGAATGGTGCCGCACCGCGAAGATGGACGACGAGCGGCATCCGAGCCTTGTTCGCCGCGGCAAAGAAGCGGCCGAGCGCTTCGACCTGTTCGCGGTTGGCGGTATCGAACCCGCTGTTGCCGAGGTGCAGCTTGACCCCCGACGCGCCGGGCTGCTTCGACCAATATTCGAGCTCGTCGAACGCATTGGCTGCGAAGGGATTGATCCCCACAAAGGCGAAGAGCCGCCCCTTCGATGCCAGCGCCGCATCGACGTTGAAGCGGTTTTCGCCGCGCATTTTTTCGGCTCTGACCGCCGGTTCCATCGGCACGGCGGTGAAACCGAACATATAGCCGGTGGACAGCAATACGCCCTTGTCGATGCCCGCCCGGTCGAGTTCGCGCAGCGCATCGGCCCCGGTGCGTTCGGCGAACAGGTCAGCGGAAATGCCGTCGAATATATCGGGTTCGGCCGCCTGCATTGCGCGCAACTGATCGACGATCAGCTTGCTCTGGATATGCATATGATGGTCGGCCCGCGGCACCGGATCGGAGCGCTTCGCATCCTGTGCCAGCGCCGGGATGGCGCCAAACAGCAGCAGCGCCGCGAACGGGGCAACCGAACGGATCACCCGGCTTTTCCCTGCGCCGCCAAGACGCGCAGAATATTGCCGCTCCACATTTTTTCGATGTCGGCGTCCGAATAGCCCGCCGCTTTCAGCCGTTCGGTGACCTTGGGTAGCGCCGAGATATCCTCGATCCCGGTCAGTCCGCCGCCGCCGTCCCAGTCGGCGCCGAAACAGATATGATCGACGCCGCCGACCTCGATCGCGCGCAGCACCATCGCCATATATTTTTCGAAATCGGCCGCCCACAGCGTCTCGGTCTTGTCGAGTTCGCGCCAGCGGCGCGTGAGTTCCGCTTGCTCGGCCGGCGACAATGTACCTATCGTCTCATATTTTCCGAACAATTCCGCGCGTTCGGGCGACATCTTCATATCGGATAGGAAGATCGTCGAGATGCACATCGCGCCGCCCTTCGCCGCCAGCGCCTTCAGCCGCCCCTCGTCGAGGTTGCGCGGATGGTCGTTCGCCGAACGCAGGCTGGAATGCGAGAGGAGGATCGGATATTTCGACAGCGCGAGGATCTGGTCGAAGGTCGCGTCGGAAGAATGGCTCGCGTCGATCACGATGCCGAGCCGGTTCATTTCGGCGACCCATTGCTTGCCGAGCGGGCTGAGCCCTTTCCAGCGCCCCTCGCCCGTCGCGCTGTCGGCGAACTGGTTGTCCTTCGAATGCACCGGCCCCGCCAGCCGGACGCCCTTTTGGTAGAATTCCTCGAGCAGCGACAGGTCTTCGCCGAGCGGATAGCTGTTCTCGATCGACTTGAAGGCAATCAGCTTGCCTTCCTTGTTGAGCCGCCGGGCATCGTCGGCGGTCAGCGCCGGGCCGATCGCATCCTTGTGCACCGCAATCGTCCGGTCGATCAGGTCCGACCGTTTGCGCGCATGGTCGAGCGCCGCGGCATAGCCAGCCGGGGTCAGCGGCCCCTGATCGGTATAGATAGCGAAAAAGCCGCCATCGAGATTGCCATCCTTCATCCGCGGGATGTCGAGCTGCGACAGGTCGGTCGCGAGGTCGTGGCGATCAGCGAAATTCCAGCCCTTGCGCTCGAAATGCAGCGGCGTGTCGAGATGGGTGTCGAGCACCAGCATCCGGCTGTGGAGCGGCGCTTCAGGCGCCTTGGGCTTGTCGCCGCCGGTCGAGCACGCCGACAGCGCGGCGGCGGTCACCAGAATCGCGATCCGCTTCACTTCCTGTCCTCCACGGGTTTCAGGTCGAGGTCGTGATAGTCCCAACTGAAGTCGGCGATCTTGCTCACCGCCTTCATCGTCACGCCGGTCACCTTGCCGTCGGCGTCGAGCGCGAAGGTCACATAGGCGGGCTCGATCGCCGGCTCGTCGAAATCGGTGACGAAGCTGTCATATTGCCAATGCTTGAGCCGCCCGGCCATCCGCGGCGTTGACGTAAAGTCGATCGTCAGCCCCTGCGGCGTCGAGGCTACCACGACATCGCCGTACCACGGATCACGATAACGCCCGGCATAGCGGGCGGGGTCGAGCGACGGGCCGACCTTCGCCGGGGCGGCCTGTGCCTGCTTCAGATATTCGACGCCGCCGGCAAGCCGTTCCTTGTACCAATCCTGCCATTTTTTGGTCCAGCCTTCGTCGGGCTGGTCGAGATAATGGTCGAGCAACTTGTACGTCAGCCCGAGCAGCATGCCGCTCTCTTCGCTATTCATCATGATCGCAAAGCCGACATTTTTTTCGGGGATCACCACGACGCGGGTGATCGACCCGAACACGCCGCCGCCGTGCGAAATGATCTGGTGGCCGCGATAATCCTGCACCTGCCAGCCGAGCGCATAGGATTGCATCGTCGGCTGCGCGGGTTTGAGCGCGTCGGGCAGCGGGGTGATCGGCATCATCGTCACCGGCTTCCACATCTCGGCCGCCTGCGCCTCGCTGAACAGCCGCTTGCCGTTCGGCAGCGCGCCGTGCGCGAGTTGTATCTTCAGCCACGCCGCCATGTCGTCGGCGCTGAGCGCCAGCCCGCCGGCGGGCGCGCCGTTGCGGCCGAGTTCATCGCGTTCGTTCAGCGCCTGCTGGTCGCCGAGCCCGCGCAGCGGCCCCGACAGCCGCGCGTGCGGCCACGAACGGTTCGGGATGCGAAAGCGATCCTCGCTGTCGCTCGTCGCGTTCTTCATCCCGCCGGGCCGCAGCACGCGGTCGCGCATGAAGGCTTCCCACGTCTGCCCGGTGACCTCCTCGATCAACTGCCCTGCGACCGCATAGAGGATGTTGTCATAGGCGTAGGAAGACCGGAAACTCGTCTGCGGTTTAAGGTAGGCGACACGCTCGACCGTTTGCTTGCGGCTCAGGTGCGTGCGCGGCACGAACATCAGATCGCCCTGCCCCAGCCCGAGCCCGCTGCGGTGAACGAGCAGGTCGCGGATCGTGATCTCGCGCGTAACCCAGGGGTCGTACATGCGGAACCATGGCATATGCTGGATCACCGGGTCGTCCCAGCCGATCTTGCCCTCGTCGACGAGGATCGCTAGCGCCGCCGCGGTCATTGCCTTTCCGGTGGAACCGGTCTGGAAGATCGTCTGGCCGTCGACCGCGGCGCGCTCGCCGAGCTTGCGCACACCCCAGCCGCGCGACAGCGTCGTCTTGCCATCCTCGACGATCGCGATCGACACGCCCGTGGCGCCGATTTCCTGCCGCAGCGCCTCGACCTTTTCGACGAGGTCCTGCGGCGGCTCCGCCCATGCCGGCACAGCGACGCCGAGCAAAAGCGACAGGGTGATCAGACGGGCGGAGGTCATGATGCAGTCTCCAGTTGGGAAAGCGGGGTGCCGCGTAGCAGGCGCCAGACGCCGATAGTCAGGAGCGGTGCGACAAAAACGGCGAGGAACAGCCAGGCGAGGAAGCGGTATCCGCTGGCGATCAGATCGACGAGCCCGATGCGGCCGGCGACGAACATGCATCCCGCGAGGATAACGGCGCCGATGACGGCACGCGTTCCCGGCGTCAGCGCGCGCCGGCCGCAGCTTTCGACCGCGCCCGAGATACGCTCGTTGATCGCATGGACCGCACCGGCGCCGCTTTCGAGCAGCGCCGCGAAGATCATCACCTGGAACAGGATGTGGAAACCCGGCACCGTCATCTGGCGCAGCAGGAAGTCCGACGGCAGCGTCTCGTCGCCGATTGCAGGATAAAAGGCCATCATCGCGACGAAGAACAGGATCGCGGGCAGCATCGACAACGGGCCGGCGATCAGCCCGGCGACGACCGCGTCGCGCTGGCTGGTCAGGTGGCGCAGCACCGGCAGGATCACGACGGCGCCGACAATATTATAGCTCGCATAGGTCAGCCCGCCCGCCATCCAGTTGCCCGACGGCGGCGGCGCGCTCGCGAAGCCCTGCCCGATCAGCCCGCCGAAGCTCGCAAGCGCAAGGATCAGGAACAAGCCGTAGACGGCGTAGAGCAGGATCGAGACATATTTGAACATCTGCTCGACCGCACCCGTGCCCCACGCGGTGACCGCGACGATCGATACGGCGAGGAGCAACGAGCCCGTCCATTCGGGCCAGCCGAAGGTCGCGGCGCCGATCGCGCCTGCGGCGGCGCCGAACACCGCAAGGATCAGGATGACGAAAATGATATAGGCGGCCTCGAACGCTCCCCAGGCCGGGCCCAACAGCCCTTTGAAGAAAGCGCGATAATCATAGGCGCCGAGCTTGCGAGCGAGCGCAAAGGTCAGCGCCGCGACGACGCTCCAGATCAACGTTGCAAGCAGCATCGCAGCGAGCCCACCCCACGGGCCCGATGGCACGAAATATTCGGCCAGTTCGCGTCCGGTCGCATAGCCGCCGCCGATGATGACGGCCTTCAATGCAAAACCGGGCAGCAGGAAGCGCTGAAACCAGCTCGACCTGCCGCCCGTCTCGCCCACACTCATGCGAGACAGCTGTCGACCAGCGCGTCGAACGCCGCGCCGCCGCGAATGGGATCGGCAACGGGCAGACCGAGCCGTTCGCTTTCCGCCGCCATCAGCGCTTCGGCCGCTTCGGCCGAATAGGCCGAGGTGTTGAGGCTGACGCCCCCGCAACGGATCGCCGGATTGGTCCGGCTGCCGAGGCGGATGGTCAGGTCGATGACCTCGTCGATGCTCGGCATCGCGAAGCTTTCCATGCCGAGGATCACCGTGCGCGCCGGATCGTGGCAGACGACGAAGACGTCGGGCTGGCTGCCGTGAAGCAGTCCCAGCGACACCGCGGCATAGGCGGGGTTGAAGATCGAGCCCTGTCCCTCGACGACATCCCAATGAGCGTCGGGCGCGTCGGGGCTGAGGATTTCGGCGGCTCCCGCCTCGAAATCCGAAATCACCGCGTCCATCGGGATACCGCCGCCGGCAATCATGATCCCGGTCTGGCCGGTCGCGCGAAAATCGGCGTCGAGGCCGCGCTGGACGAACGCCCGATGTAGCGCAAGTGCGGTATATTTCTTGCCGAGGGCGCAGTCGGTCCCGACGGTCAACAGCCGCTTGCCGCTGCGCTTCCGCCCGTTGCCGATCGGAATGCCCGCAGGCGGCGTACGCACGTCGATCAGCCGCTGGCCGGTACGGCGCGCCGCCTCGGCAAGCGCAGGCACGCTTGCGAGCCGGACGTGCAGGCCGCTGATCACGTCGAGCCCCGCTTCCATCGCCTCGATCAGCGCCGCGACCCAGCTATCGGCGAGCACGCCGCCCTGGTTCGCGACCCCGATCACCACCGACCGCGCACCTGCCGCCCGCGCATCGGCGGGCGAGAGGCGTTCGAGGCCGGTGGTTACCGTACAGCCGCCGATCGCCATTTCGCCGACGCAGCGATCGGGCGCCCAGTCGGCAAGGCCGAAAGCGGTCTTGGCATAGCTCGCCTCCACCGTGTCGCCGAGGAAGAGAAGATAGGGCTGCGGCAGCACAAGGCTGTCGGCAAGCCTGCCGGTCGGCGCGTTCATCTGGTTCAACTCCAATTCGCTCAAAAGGCCATGTCGAGCGCGACGCCGATCGTGCGCGGCTGTAGCGGCACGTTCGTCTGATAGGCCTGCGCACCAAAGGCGTTCAACGTATAGCTACGCTGCGTCGATGCCCGCTTGTTGGTCAGGTTGCGTGCATAGACGCGCACCGTCCAATGGTCGTCGAAGGTGACGGCGGCATTGGCATCGAGCGCGGTATAGGGGTCCGACCACAGATTGTTCGGGCTGCTGGACGGCAGCGACGCCAACCGCGACGAATGCCGCAGTCCCACACCGACCTTGCCTGACGCATTTTCGCCGATCCCGAAGCTGTAATCGGCCTGCACCGACCCGGTGAATTTCGGCACGCTGGGCAGGCGCGCGCCGTCGACGCCGGAGATTTCGGGCGCATCGGCGGTCAGCTTCGCATCAGCATAGGCGGCGCTCGCCACCAGCGACAGTCCGCGCACCGGCCGCCAGGTCACGGTGCCTTCGACGCCCTTGCTGACCGCCGACGGGCCATTGGCCTGCCCCGTCACGCCGCCGAAGGGTTGCACCACCTGGATGTCGGTCCAGTCCATATAGAAACCGGCCACTTCGACCGCGAGCGTGCTGCCCAGATTGCCCTTGAAGCCGATTTCGTAATTGACCAGCGTGTCTGCCGCGACCTGCGGCGGCACCCCGGGGAACACGACGTTCGGGCCGCCGGGACGATAGCCATTGGCGACGCGCGCATAGAGCATGGCATCTTCGCTGATGTGGATCTGCGGGCTGATGCTGTAGATGAAGACATCTTCCTTGGACGAGCCGGTGAAATTGGCAACGCCGATGAACGGGCCTTCGCTGATCTGCTGGAAGTTCTGCTTGTTCTTGGCGTAACGCAGGCCGCCCGACAGCGCGAACACGTCGCCGAAATAGGCCGTCGCATTCGCGAACACTGCCATTTCCTTGAACGTCGAGGGCAGCGACACGATGGCGCCCGGATCGAATAGATTCGGTTCGCCCGAGAAGTCGAAGGTGCGGACCAGCTGGTGATTCTCGCTCGTCTCCTTCGTGTAGAAGGCGCCGATCATCCACTCGAAGCGGTCGTTGCTCGGCGACGCGAGGCGGATTTCCTGCGTGAACTTTTCAAGGCCGAGCTCGATGCTGAACGGCGCGAGGCCTTCGGGCACCGCCCCGCCGCTCAGCGCCGGGAACGCGACACCGAAAACGAGCGAGGCATCCTGCACGCTGGTGGTTTTGGTTTCGCTATAGGTCGAAACCGAGGTCAGCGTTGCAAAGCCGAGGTCATAGTCGAGCACCGCCGAATAATAATCGATGCTCTTGTGGAAAGGCTCGGGCAAGAAGGCGTTGTAGGACCAGCCGTCGCCGATCGGGACGCCCGCGACGGTCGACACGATATTGTTGGTCGCGTTCGCGTCGATGGTTTGCCAGATGCCGCCGAGGCGAACGGTGAAATCCTCGGTCGCATTCCAGAGCAGGCTTACCCGGCCGCCGACCTGCTCGACCGAATTCGCATCGTTGAGCGCCGGATTGTTGACCGAGCTGACATAACCCGGAGTCTTGCGCCACGAGAAGCTGCCCGTCATTCCGAGCTTGTCCTGGACGATCGGCGCATTAACCATCACCTGCGCCGCCCAGCCGGGATTGCCGGCATGATCGATCGTGAAGAGTTCGCCGCCGGCCTTGACGCTGAAATCGGTCGTGCTCGGCGCGACGGTCCGGTATTTCAGCAAACCGCCGATCGAGCTTGCACCGTAAAGCGTGCCCTGCGGCCCGCGCAGGATTTCCAGCCCGGCGATGTCGTACGGCATCAGGTCGAGCGAATAGGTCGCGCTGCGGGCGTAAAGGCTGCTCGATCCTACCGGCGCGTCATCGAGGTATATGCCGACCGCCTGTGCCGAGCCCACCGGCGCGATACCGCGAAGCGAAATGATCGACGTACCGGGCTGCGAGCTGATCACCGTCATCCCGGGAACATAGCCGGCATAGTCGACCAGCGATCCGGCACCCTGATCGCGCAGCGCTTCGCCGTTGACGACGGTGATCGAGATCGGAACATCCTGAAGCGCTTCCTCGCGCTTCTGTGCCGTCACGACGATCACTTCGCTTTCAGCTTCGGCGAGTTCCGCTTCCTGCGCCCCGGCCGGCATCGCCGCCGTCAGCGCGGCCATGCTTCCTGCAATAAGAAATCCCTTATTCATCGTCTTACCCCCAGACTTGAGCGAGCAGGCGGCGGAAATTGCCCCCCAGCACGGCCGTGATATTTTCGTTGGAATATCCGCGACGGATCAGTTCCTCGGTCAGGTCGAAGACCTTCTTCGGATGATCGAACCCGTCGATGTCGATCTTGTCGCGAAAGGCGTAGCTGCCCTTGTAGCTGCCCTTCAGGGCGGCATATTCGTCGGGCTTCATATCGTCATAGCCGTTGAGGTCGGCATCCGAACCGATGCCGACATGGTCGATCCCGACCAGCTTCGCGACATGGTCGATATGATCGGCCATATGGCCCACATTGGTGGGATCGGTCGCGCGAATGAACATGCGCACCCCGGTGATTCCCATCACCCCGCCTTTCGCCGCGAGCGCTTTAATCGCCTCGTCGGTCTTGACGCGCGGATGGTCGATCAGTGCGCGGGCGTTGCTGTGGGTGATCGCGATCGGCCCTTTGGCCAATTCGATGGCATCCAATGTGGTCTTGTCGCCGCAATGCGACACGTCAACCAGCATCTTCTGCTTTTCCATTTCGGCGATGATCGCGGCGCCATAATCGCTGACGCCGCCGTCGACGCGCTCGGTGCTGCCCGACCCGATCAGGTTCTGGCTGTTATAGGTGAGCTGCGCGCAGCGCAGGCCGAGGCGGCGGAACAGCGCGACATCCTCGATGCTCTGGAACTGTTCCGCATTCTGGATACCCATGATGACCGCGCATTTGCGGTCCTTTTTCGCCTGATCGAGATCGGCGACGCCGTCGACCAGCGTCAACACATGGCTGTTGCGCCCGGCAAAACCCTGCCAGCCGGCGAGAAATTCAAGTGCCTGCTGCTTCGCATTCGGTCCGCCAAGCCCATAGGCATTATGGAAACCGGTGATGCCGCTGCTGCGAAACTCCTCCGCCTCGGCATCGGTCAGGCGATGCGCGACATAGTCTTCTGACAGCGTGATCTTGAGCGGCGCCAGCATGTCGATCACCAGCGACGAACCGACAAGGTCGACCGCCCGCCGCGAATAGCTGCGCCCCGGCGCCGCAGCGAAGGCATAAGCACCGCGATTGATCATCGGCATCGACACAGCCGCACCCACCGC
The Sphingopyxis macrogoltabida genome window above contains:
- a CDS encoding LuxR C-terminal-related transcriptional regulator, which encodes MTIQPGSRIDIRPQHETAKAHGVTPFAHRKFMPPRFPSDLVGRDRRARWLEALAEREICLVRAPAGYGKTAFCATLFAEAEGIGWDAGWVSFDPEDNEPAAIAHVFEAVRIARHAAAEDSIAGEPSAPASAPILADILAQRIDAADRPLLLVLDDVDRLTDARAIDVLNRLLRHPPRQLRLVLAGCAQPAVQIEAAERRDMVLHVGRTDLGLTDEEVHKFLQNAGTPVDAPGCTALNNALEGWPAGLRFAMRAASSPDLTDSRALTGRLDAYFAALLDELPPTAQLLLQRYGIAPSLSADLCRLLGGEKQPARLLEDLAARGVFVDAPRPGGTWYRLHPAFRAALRSRLDIAEPGQARQLHRVAARYYAAQGMTADAIEQLLACGDAGEAATLIAGLAASMLERGEIAMLSGWMGQLAPTQIETTPGLPEAHAWLLTLTADRDANGAIAALESTGAAEARALALFHRACVEDRPEAVIETCDRFLAASGDASAFAVSMIRVMQAQGALKRGLFGLVHDAIRPLSLRSAGSPLDLPFALAVCTRAAAARAQGQLGEAERVLREARSGAAAPTLATALVDAALARCAYERDEVGKAAGLAADALPHLARSCFQDALIQTLLVSIRAAAGLDQPDRAASLIDRAEVIAFERNWAPLKALCVIERARLRLPQTIDPEAVIAIADEDAAVCDPLSAPGRAFALLSEMRAYEAIALGDRPRLTLVAERLLRLASNADDAELRASATLFNILPQLSGRCDKMVALETVRFLNHAASTGFRRTIVDVLDVTGVRAVQNFCSEAYSSGSFLALLKLADPSRRDHRLEGHHATAPGEDFSFLTEREIDILGALKAGESNKEIARTLNLAPETVKWHLKNVMRKLRATSREEAVQNAATLGLRMAEQAD
- a CDS encoding amidohydrolase family protein; protein product: MIRSVAPFAALLLFGAIPALAQDAKRSDPVPRADHHMHIQSKLIVDQLRAMQAAEPDIFDGISADLFAERTGADALRELDRAGIDKGVLLSTGYMFGFTAVPMEPAVRAEKMRGENRFNVDAALASKGRLFAFVGINPFAANAFDELEYWSKQPGASGVKLHLGNSGFDTANREQVEALGRFFAAANKARMPLVVHLRGAAPFSTAGVNIFLDRVVSQAGDLPIQIAHGGGYAGIDQPTLDALAAYGDAIARKAPGTANLVLDISAVMQFDPSKLPDAKTSTEKRSYDELRGIYVAGMRKIGLDRFVLASDWPAIAPPAEYFAAEKLALPVTPAEWKQLCENVAPYLRPEWLAKRETAGEAATR
- a CDS encoding dipeptidase — encoded protein: MKRIAILVTAAALSACSTGGDKPKAPEAPLHSRMLVLDTHLDTPLHFERKGWNFADRHDLATDLSQLDIPRMKDGNLDGGFFAIYTDQGPLTPAGYAAALDHARKRSDLIDRTIAVHKDAIGPALTADDARRLNKEGKLIAFKSIENSYPLGEDLSLLEEFYQKGVRLAGPVHSKDNQFADSATGEGRWKGLSPLGKQWVAEMNRLGIVIDASHSSDATFDQILALSKYPILLSHSSLRSANDHPRNLDEGRLKALAAKGGAMCISTIFLSDMKMSPERAELFGKYETIGTLSPAEQAELTRRWRELDKTETLWAADFEKYMAMVLRAIEVGGVDHICFGADWDGGGGLTGIEDISALPKVTERLKAAGYSDADIEKMWSGNILRVLAAQGKAG
- a CDS encoding serine hydrolase is translated as MTSARLITLSLLLGVAVPAWAEPPQDLVEKVEALRQEIGATGVSIAIVEDGKTTLSRGWGVRKLGERAAVDGQTIFQTGSTGKAMTAAALAILVDEGKIGWDDPVIQHMPWFRMYDPWVTREITIRDLLVHRSGLGLGQGDLMFVPRTHLSRKQTVERVAYLKPQTSFRSSYAYDNILYAVAGQLIEEVTGQTWEAFMRDRVLRPGGMKNATSDSEDRFRIPNRSWPHARLSGPLRGLGDQQALNERDELGRNGAPAGGLALSADDMAAWLKIQLAHGALPNGKRLFSEAQAAEMWKPVTMMPITPLPDALKPAQPTMQSYALGWQVQDYRGHQIISHGGGVFGSITRVVVIPEKNVGFAIMMNSEESGMLLGLTYKLLDHYLDQPDEGWTKKWQDWYKERLAGGVEYLKQAQAAPAKVGPSLDPARYAGRYRDPWYGDVVVASTPQGLTIDFTSTPRMAGRLKHWQYDSFVTDFDEPAIEPAYVTFALDADGKVTGVTMKAVSKIADFSWDYHDLDLKPVEDRK
- a CDS encoding DUF1611 domain-containing protein, whose translation is MNAPTGRLADSLVLPQPYLLFLGDTVEASYAKTAFGLADWAPDRCVGEMAIGGCTVTTGLERLSPADARAAGARSVVIGVANQGGVLADSWVAALIEAMEAGLDVISGLHVRLASVPALAEAARRTGQRLIDVRTPPAGIPIGNGRKRSGKRLLTVGTDCALGKKYTALALHRAFVQRGLDADFRATGQTGIMIAGGGIPMDAVISDFEAGAAEILSPDAPDAHWDVVEGQGSIFNPAYAAVSLGLLHGSQPDVFVVCHDPARTVILGMESFAMPSIDEVIDLTIRLGSRTNPAIRCGGVSLNTSAYSAEAAEALMAAESERLGLPVADPIRGGAAFDALVDSCLA
- a CDS encoding TonB-dependent receptor, whose translation is MAALTAAMPAGAQEAELAEAESEVIVVTAQKREEALQDVPISITVVNGEALRDQGAGSLVDYAGYVPGMTVISSQPGTSIISLRGIAPVGSAQAVGIYLDDAPVGSSSLYARSATYSLDLMPYDIAGLEILRGPQGTLYGASSIGGLLKYRTVAPSTTDFSVKAGGELFTIDHAGNPGWAAQVMVNAPIVQDKLGMTGSFSWRKTPGYVSSVNNPALNDANSVEQVGGRVSLLWNATEDFTVRLGGIWQTIDANATNNIVSTVAGVPIGDGWSYNAFLPEPFHKSIDYYSAVLDYDLGFATLTSVSTYSETKTTSVQDASLVFGVAFPALSGGAVPEGLAPFSIELGLEKFTQEIRLASPSNDRFEWMIGAFYTKETSENHQLVRTFDFSGEPNLFDPGAIVSLPSTFKEMAVFANATAYFGDVFALSGGLRYAKNKQNFQQISEGPFIGVANFTGSSKEDVFIYSISPQIHISEDAMLYARVANGYRPGGPNVVFPGVPPQVAADTLVNYEIGFKGNLGSTLAVEVAGFYMDWTDIQVVQPFGGVTGQANGPSAVSKGVEGTVTWRPVRGLSLVASAAYADAKLTADAPEISGVDGARLPSVPKFTGSVQADYSFGIGENASGKVGVGLRHSSRLASLPSSSPNNLWSDPYTALDANAAVTFDDHWTVRVYARNLTNKRASTQRSYTLNAFGAQAYQTNVPLQPRTIGVALDMAF
- a CDS encoding dipeptidase; this encodes MTSSFPMTRRALVAGAVGAAVSMPMINRGAYAFAAAPGRSYSRRAVDLVGSSLVIDMLAPLKITLSEDYVAHRLTDAEAEEFRSSGITGFHNAYGLGGPNAKQQALEFLAGWQGFAGRNSHVLTLVDGVADLDQAKKDRKCAVIMGIQNAEQFQSIEDVALFRRLGLRCAQLTYNSQNLIGSGSTERVDGGVSDYGAAIIAEMEKQKMLVDVSHCGDKTTLDAIELAKGPIAITHSNARALIDHPRVKTDEAIKALAAKGGVMGITGVRMFIRATDPTNVGHMADHIDHVAKLVGIDHVGIGSDADLNGYDDMKPDEYAALKGSYKGSYAFRDKIDIDGFDHPKKVFDLTEELIRRGYSNENITAVLGGNFRRLLAQVWG